From Micromonospora sp. NBC_01699, a single genomic window includes:
- a CDS encoding SRPBCC domain-containing protein: MQSTSVSWQVKAPRSAVYRALLDPDAVARWRVPNGMSGLVHEFEAREGGSFRVSLTYDASDGVGKSAPHTDTYHGHFARLVPDEQVVEVIEFETEDPALSGLMTMTTTLVDAAGGTEVRVLHEGLPEGVAAADNETGTRMALANLARLVETAEGSRT; the protein is encoded by the coding sequence ATGCAGTCGACGAGCGTCTCGTGGCAGGTCAAAGCCCCGCGTTCGGCCGTCTACCGGGCACTGCTGGATCCGGACGCGGTCGCGAGGTGGCGGGTGCCCAACGGGATGAGCGGCCTGGTGCACGAGTTCGAGGCCCGCGAGGGTGGTTCGTTCCGGGTGTCGCTCACCTACGACGCCTCGGACGGGGTCGGCAAGTCGGCGCCGCACACCGACACGTACCACGGGCACTTCGCCAGGCTGGTGCCCGACGAGCAGGTGGTGGAGGTGATCGAGTTCGAGACCGAGGACCCGGCACTCAGTGGGCTGATGACCATGACCACCACGCTCGTCGACGCGGCCGGCGGCACCGAGGTACGGGTCCTGCACGAGGGCCTTCCCGAGGGCGTTGCCGCCGCCGACAACGAGACCGGTACGCGGATGGCGCTGGCGAACCTCGCCCGGCTGGTCGAGACGGCGGAGGGCTCCCGTACCTGA
- a CDS encoding SRPBCC family protein, with protein sequence MIRPPTGLLFPTATGRDLVLRRTFRAPIEDVWASVTESERTARWFGPWKGDPAPGRTIQVQMAYEENGPWLDMLIDACEPPRRLAVSTVDEGGSWRLELLLAEADGGTELSLVHHLETEEAIGEVGPGWEYYLDLLVASREGAPLPVFDDYYPAMKPYFDGLATGTVPN encoded by the coding sequence ATGATTCGCCCACCGACCGGCCTGCTGTTTCCCACCGCCACCGGCCGCGACCTCGTCCTGCGCCGGACGTTCCGGGCACCGATCGAGGACGTCTGGGCCAGCGTCACCGAGTCCGAGCGGACGGCCAGGTGGTTCGGCCCGTGGAAGGGTGACCCCGCGCCGGGCCGAACAATCCAGGTGCAGATGGCGTACGAGGAGAACGGTCCCTGGCTCGACATGCTGATCGACGCGTGCGAGCCGCCCCGCCGACTGGCGGTGTCGACGGTTGACGAGGGCGGCTCGTGGCGGTTGGAACTGCTGCTCGCCGAGGCCGACGGCGGCACCGAGCTCAGCCTCGTGCACCACCTCGAAACCGAGGAGGCCATCGGCGAGGTCGGCCCCGGCTGGGAGTACTACCTGGACCTGCTCGTGGCCTCCCGCGAGGGAGCACCCCTACCCGTCTTCGACGACTACTACCCGGCGATGAAGCCCTACTTCGACGGGCTGGCCACCGGCACCGTCCCGAACTGA
- a CDS encoding metalloregulator ArsR/SmtB family transcription factor, with amino-acid sequence MDDVAESIADPVRREILLMLRDERMSAGQIADRFVISRPAVSRHLRVLRKSGLVRDTLVGRRRFYELDTTALTELIDWLAQLTRPTAWERRLDALETEVYRTRREHRSRDTTDRRSRDTTDQREEHSA; translated from the coding sequence ATGGACGACGTGGCGGAGTCGATCGCCGACCCGGTGCGGCGCGAGATCCTGCTGATGTTGCGCGACGAGCGGATGTCCGCCGGGCAGATCGCCGACCGGTTCGTGATCAGCCGACCCGCGGTCAGCCGTCACCTGCGCGTGCTCAGAAAGAGCGGGCTGGTACGTGACACCCTCGTGGGCCGGCGGCGGTTCTACGAACTCGACACCACCGCGTTGACCGAGCTGATCGACTGGCTCGCCCAGCTCACCCGGCCCACCGCCTGGGAACGTCGCCTCGACGCCCTGGAGACCGAGGTCTACCGCACCCGCCGCGAACACCGTTCACGCGACACAACGGACCGACGTTCACGCGACACAACGGACCAACGAGAGGAACATTCCGCATGA
- a CDS encoding Nramp family divalent metal transporter, giving the protein MTPATDRFPTRHLPGVSVRDLPEPPASAWPVIGPGVIAAGVGLASGEFILFPYIASQVGLVFLWAAAVGIVTQWFLNMEIERYTLATGETALTGFSRFWRHWGLVFAVMVYFANLWPGWASSSATMVTYLFGGDATWIAVGMLVVIGLTLTLAPVVYTALERVEFVKVGLVVVFLVVAVVFAVGADAWRALPDTVTAPEFPTELGFALILSALVFAGAGGGQNLVQSNWIRDKGFGMGRYVPRLVSPVTGRPEATPDAAGFVFEPTEENLGRWRRWWRLANREQLVTFVLISFVTITLMSMLAYSTVYGVPGLANSVSFLRVEGDRLGELVGPWFGTLFWVIGAISLFAAAMGIVDYTSRLAADVIKTSYLPRRSESSIYFVLVWGLVGLGCAILLAGFDQPLLLLVISACVGGLMMFIYSILLLVLNRKVLPPQIRPRRYRVVALVWAVLLFGVFSALTIWQQGDRLLDWLR; this is encoded by the coding sequence ATGACACCGGCCACCGATCGGTTCCCCACCCGGCACCTGCCCGGGGTGAGCGTGCGGGACCTGCCCGAACCGCCCGCGTCGGCCTGGCCGGTGATCGGGCCGGGGGTGATCGCCGCCGGGGTGGGACTGGCCTCGGGCGAGTTCATCCTGTTCCCGTACATCGCCTCGCAGGTGGGGCTGGTCTTCCTCTGGGCCGCCGCGGTCGGCATCGTGACCCAGTGGTTCCTCAACATGGAGATCGAGCGCTACACGCTCGCCACCGGCGAGACGGCGCTGACCGGCTTCTCCCGGTTCTGGCGCCACTGGGGGCTGGTCTTCGCGGTGATGGTCTACTTCGCGAACCTCTGGCCGGGCTGGGCCTCCAGTTCGGCGACGATGGTCACGTACCTGTTCGGTGGTGACGCCACCTGGATCGCGGTCGGCATGCTGGTCGTGATCGGGCTGACCCTCACCCTGGCCCCGGTCGTCTACACCGCGCTGGAGCGGGTCGAGTTCGTCAAGGTCGGGCTCGTCGTGGTCTTCCTGGTGGTCGCGGTGGTCTTCGCCGTCGGCGCGGACGCCTGGCGGGCGTTGCCGGACACCGTCACCGCACCGGAGTTCCCGACCGAGCTGGGGTTCGCGCTGATCCTGTCCGCGCTGGTCTTCGCCGGAGCCGGCGGCGGGCAGAACCTGGTGCAGAGCAACTGGATCCGGGACAAGGGCTTCGGCATGGGCCGGTACGTTCCCCGGCTGGTCAGCCCCGTCACCGGGCGGCCGGAGGCGACACCGGACGCGGCCGGGTTCGTCTTTGAACCCACCGAGGAGAACCTGGGCCGGTGGCGGCGCTGGTGGCGGCTGGCGAACCGGGAACAGCTCGTCACCTTCGTGCTGATCTCGTTCGTCACGATCACGCTGATGTCGATGCTCGCCTACTCGACCGTGTACGGCGTACCCGGACTCGCCAACAGCGTCTCGTTCCTGCGGGTGGAGGGGGACCGGCTCGGCGAGCTGGTCGGGCCGTGGTTCGGCACCCTGTTCTGGGTGATCGGTGCGATCTCCCTGTTCGCGGCGGCGATGGGCATCGTCGATTACACCAGCCGGCTCGCCGCCGACGTGATCAAGACGTCGTACCTGCCGCGCCGCTCCGAGAGCAGCATCTATTTCGTACTGGTCTGGGGCCTGGTCGGGCTCGGCTGCGCCATCCTGCTCGCCGGCTTCGACCAGCCGCTGCTGTTGCTGGTCATCTCCGCGTGTGTCGGCGGGCTGATGATGTTCATCTACTCGATCCTGCTGCTGGTGCTGAACCGGAAGGTGCTGCCGCCGCAGATCCGGCCGCGGAGGTACCGGGTGGTGGCGCTGGTCTGGGCGGTGCTGCTGTTCGGGGTCTTCTCCGCGCTGACCATCTGGCAGCAGGGCGACCGGCTGCTCGACTGGCTGCGCTGA